One genomic region from Kamptonema formosum PCC 6407 encodes:
- a CDS encoding AAA-like domain-containing protein, with protein sequence MNPIENVALPPNLRGESALAAIAFTDVESFTPKMAADEKHTLGLIQRDFDIMRQVCDRFGGQILKSLGDGLLMYFVSAEKAVSSAIEIQKTFAITAANLPEREVLIHRIGIHLGDVIFSGNDVMGNGVNIAARLQTIAAPGGICLSQTVYDVVKNHISLSASYGGLRKLKGIDEPVSVYQITGFRNSLENRHKVFISYRAQEPDKSLALEFYEALIKAGHAAFMAGESIRLGENWPTRIEAELKQSDYLLLLLSEQSAISEMVTEEVRRAKELRDSRPDRKPMILPIRINLPVTSPVNYNLYGYLDQIQQREWHSDNDTPNLIAEVLDLVKEGRDLKEAPKNAPTILAAWENLDSPPLPVAGPELPEGQVGLASAFYVERPPIEERCYEEVVRPGALIRIKAPRQMGKTSLMARVLHQAGNLGYRTVALSFQLADSKIFSDLDRFLQWFCANMALELDLPIRLEDYWNAIFGSKVACKSYFERYLLKNTVTPLALGLDEVDRIFEYPEVAADFFGLLRAWHEESKNRNIWKKLRLVVVHSTEAYVPMDINQSPFNVGLPIELTEFSRQQVQNLAQRYELNWSAIQVEKLMAIVGGHPYLVRLALYHIARGDVELEQLLENAATDAGIYGDHLRQHLWNLQQHPELSGAAKKVVDGVDSVQLDSIQGFKLHSMGLVNLHGNHVMPRCNLYRIYFRDRLKN encoded by the coding sequence ATGAATCCTATAGAAAATGTAGCACTACCGCCAAACCTTCGAGGAGAAAGCGCCCTAGCCGCGATCGCCTTCACAGATGTTGAGTCTTTCACTCCTAAAATGGCGGCAGACGAAAAGCACACCCTGGGTTTGATCCAACGGGATTTTGACATCATGCGCCAAGTGTGCGATCGCTTTGGCGGTCAAATCCTCAAATCCTTGGGCGACGGTTTATTAATGTACTTCGTGAGTGCGGAAAAAGCTGTTTCCTCCGCAATTGAAATTCAAAAAACTTTTGCTATTACTGCTGCTAATTTACCCGAACGTGAGGTACTAATTCATCGTATTGGAATCCATTTAGGAGATGTCATTTTTAGCGGTAATGATGTTATGGGCAATGGGGTTAATATTGCCGCACGGCTGCAAACAATCGCCGCACCTGGGGGAATTTGTCTCTCTCAAACTGTTTATGATGTCGTCAAAAATCACATTTCTTTATCAGCAAGCTACGGTGGACTGCGGAAATTAAAAGGCATTGATGAACCCGTGTCTGTTTACCAAATTACGGGTTTTCGCAACTCACTAGAAAACCGCCATAAAGTTTTTATTTCCTATCGCGCTCAAGAACCAGATAAAAGCCTCGCTCTAGAATTTTATGAAGCTTTAATAAAGGCTGGACACGCAGCTTTTATGGCTGGTGAAAGCATTCGATTGGGAGAGAATTGGCCGACTCGGATTGAAGCAGAATTAAAGCAGTCTGATTATTTATTGCTACTATTATCTGAGCAATCTGCTATCAGTGAAATGGTAACAGAAGAGGTGCGACGAGCAAAAGAGTTACGGGATTCTCGACCGGATCGCAAACCGATGATTTTGCCAATTCGGATAAATTTACCTGTAACTTCACCTGTTAATTATAACCTCTATGGCTATCTCGATCAAATTCAGCAGCGAGAGTGGCATTCAGATAACGATACACCCAATTTAATCGCAGAAGTGCTCGATCTTGTCAAAGAAGGTCGCGATTTAAAAGAAGCTCCTAAAAATGCACCTACGATATTAGCAGCTTGGGAGAATCTTGACAGTCCTCCTTTGCCAGTTGCAGGGCCAGAATTACCAGAAGGTCAAGTCGGTTTAGCTTCCGCTTTTTATGTAGAAAGACCGCCAATTGAAGAGCGTTGTTATGAAGAAGTTGTCAGGCCTGGAGCCTTAATTAGGATTAAAGCACCTCGGCAAATGGGGAAAACATCTCTGATGGCTAGAGTGCTCCATCAAGCCGGAAATTTAGGTTATCGGACGGTGGCTTTGAGTTTTCAATTAGCTGATAGTAAAATATTTAGCGATCTAGATAGATTCTTGCAGTGGTTTTGTGCAAATATGGCCCTGGAATTGGATTTGCCAATTCGATTAGAAGATTACTGGAATGCGATTTTTGGTAGTAAAGTTGCCTGCAAATCTTATTTTGAAAGGTATCTCTTAAAAAATACAGTTACTCCTCTGGCATTGGGTTTAGATGAGGTGGATCGGATTTTTGAATATCCCGAAGTGGCGGCGGATTTCTTTGGGTTATTACGAGCTTGGCATGAAGAGTCAAAGAATAGAAATATTTGGAAAAAATTACGTTTAGTAGTAGTACATTCAACTGAAGCTTACGTGCCGATGGATATTAATCAATCGCCTTTTAATGTGGGTTTGCCGATTGAATTAACGGAGTTTAGTCGGCAGCAAGTACAAAATTTAGCACAGCGCTATGAACTAAATTGGTCAGCTATACAAGTTGAGAAATTAATGGCAATAGTGGGGGGACATCCCTATTTGGTGCGGCTGGCTTTATATCACATTGCGCGAGGCGATGTTGAGTTGGAACAATTGTTAGAAAATGCGGCTACTGATGCCGGAATTTATGGCGATCATTTGCGGCAGCATTTATGGAATTTGCAGCAGCACCCAGAATTATCAGGCGCGGCAAAAAAGGTCGTTGATGGTGTTGATTCTGTGCAATTGGATTCGATACAGGGGTTTAAATTGCATAGTATGGGTTTGGTGAATTTGCATGGTAATCATGTAATGCCGCGTTGCAATTTGTATCGGATTTATTTTCGCGATCGCTTGAAAAATTAA
- a CDS encoding variant leucine-rich repeat-containing protein, producing the protein MLLLTFLTMTIEGKLSNSPQLQQQAIDVNTPSDRLIELASNSPELARLVALNPSTPRELLRELSYSKDSNTRKNVARNPNTSTKVLLNLGCEFPEQLVNNPTFSLLLLENSNLVDIIPLNTLRSILNYDTLPLSFIEQAINRLDEDTLLLLAENPKTTKEVLFQLVNSQYSHVAEAAKLHVNLAGEMDSGWDRAAIEALLSSTIGGQEFGDFLEQLEKINSIPEFAIESLPKNYSALKKNTGNCATPTSELEYLAKDNNLWTQLFLANNPNTPTSVLQDLAKNNHVWLCQSLANNPNTPAGVLQQLAKDNYRGVRQNVAKNPNTPENILKLLLSDSSESVRRFAIARYLAHNADGLFTVLKYYPIEYSTPCFSRLIVLMHPEFPSKLVQKCDSLVWLERYAIAQNSNTSLDRLKFLVNDSNRIVRAAAKDNLYQKAKGRR; encoded by the coding sequence AAATTGTCTAACTCACCTCAACTACAACAGCAGGCGATAGATGTCAATACTCCTAGCGATCGCCTGATTGAACTTGCCAGTAATAGCCCCGAATTAGCACGGCTAGTTGCTCTTAACCCAAGTACGCCAAGGGAACTATTACGAGAATTAAGTTACAGTAAAGATAGCAATACTAGGAAAAATGTAGCAAGAAATCCTAATACTTCTACTAAAGTATTGTTGAATTTAGGATGTGAGTTTCCAGAGCAATTGGTAAACAATCCTACTTTCTCTCTATTGTTACTAGAAAATTCCAATCTAGTCGATATAATTCCTTTAAATACTCTACGGAGTATCCTCAACTACGATACATTACCACTATCTTTTATTGAGCAAGCTATTAATCGGTTAGATGAAGATACACTCTTACTATTAGCCGAGAATCCTAAAACTACTAAGGAAGTATTATTCCAGCTAGTTAACAGCCAATATAGCCACGTAGCAGAAGCAGCAAAGCTTCATGTGAACTTGGCGGGTGAGATGGATTCTGGCTGGGATCGAGCAGCAATTGAGGCGCTTTTGAGCAGTACGATTGGGGGGCAAGAATTTGGGGATTTCTTAGAACAATTAGAGAAGATAAATTCAATTCCTGAATTTGCGATCGAGAGTTTGCCCAAAAATTACAGCGCTTTAAAAAAAAATACTGGTAATTGCGCTACGCCTACTAGCGAACTCGAATACTTAGCTAAAGATAATAACCTTTGGACGCAACTATTTTTAGCTAATAATCCCAATACACCTACTTCTGTACTGCAAGATTTGGCAAAAAATAATCATGTTTGGCTTTGCCAAAGTCTTGCCAATAATCCCAACACGCCTGCGGGTGTATTGCAACAGTTAGCAAAAGATAATTATAGAGGCGTGCGCCAAAATGTTGCTAAAAATCCTAATACACCTGAGAATATCTTAAAGCTGCTACTAAGCGATTCTTCTGAGAGCGTTCGCAGATTTGCAATAGCGAGATATTTGGCTCACAATGCCGATGGATTATTTACTGTCCTCAAGTATTATCCGATAGAATATTCTACTCCTTGCTTTAGTCGGTTAATTGTGCTAATGCACCCTGAATTTCCGAGTAAATTAGTACAAAAATGTGACTCGTTAGTATGGCTAGAACGTTATGCGATCGCGCAAAATTCCAATACTTCACTCGATCGGCTCAAATTTTTAGTTAATGACAGCAATCGCATTGTTCGCGCTGCTGCTAAAGACAATTTATACCAGAAGGCAAAAGGTAGAAGGTAG